gCTACTATACAAGcaggaaaaacagaaacatctcATGCTTTTTTTGGGTCTGGCTGGAACCGTAGTGTGGATTCGCAGTCTTGTTTGCAGGTTTTCAGCTGGATTGAGCAAGCTGGAAGGAGCTAGTAGCTTCGTGTTTCATCATCACATTTGTCATTCTATAGACCTAACGTTTGCATTTTATGTTGTGTGCATCCGTGTATGTGTTCTTATCATTCTGTGTACGTTATTCTCTAGACTGCGTGTGGCGTACATATGATCTGTAAGTGCTTTGATTCTgtttatatagtgcatttctcCACTATAGAGCAgactcaatgtgctttacacaaataaaaccaaatgACAATGTAATACAGTTGTTAAAGATAAGGAGGTGGCACCGAGATCATCttacacaacataaacatgatCTGTTACAGAATTCCTGGTGAAAAAATAGAGGGAGACCATTATGAGCACATCAAAGAACCAGAGAGTGTCCATTACGACATTGTTGCAAGCACGTAGCCAGCCATGAGGCAGAGGTCCAATTTTTCTTCAAGTCACATGGACACAATGATGTCATTGTCTGCCTTGGTAATAAGGACATCAAGCCTGCTTTATCTGTGACATTTCTTGATGCTTCTTTGTGCCACTGCATTTGAAATCAGTTGTTTCCTCCTGCCTACCGTAGAAGATTCTAGATGTCCCAGAAGTAGAAAACACTACTCTTACTACGCTAGAAACACTTCTTATAGTAAGAGGTATAATAATGGCCTAATCAACACTggaaatatttcatataataatGGCCTAATCAACACTGGAGAATAATAGTCAGACAGACATGTCCTGCATGGGTGGATAATTAATGAGCATGTTTGTGGTAAGCAGATCAATATCAATTTGTGATGTGATCAGTCAAGTGTGAGTTTATTGTACTTGCTTTTCTCCactttacatttgtgtgtatatatatatatgtatgtttaagCTAAAGCAGGTACATCTTTATTACAATAAAATGGTACATGACATGGGTGAACAATTGGCAATGAATATAGCTTACCATTAAATATTTTGGTTTGGCTATTTGAGTACTGGTATCTTAATTTCAAAAAAGACTTGAACAATGTATGCTAATCGGCTGGACTGTAAGTAGATTTCTGTCAGTCACAAAAGACAGGAAGTGGTGTGAAATATGAACTATTTTTGATGTGGATAATTTAGACAATGCAACACAGCGAAGAAGTACTCCTTGCATTTGTTCTTTCCAAGATAAATGGCTTATTATTAAAAGTTATGATTACATTTGTTGAACATTGATTTCAAAATGGAGTGGGTTGTATTTTTTTGAGAATATCAGCATGAATGTTGAGATCCTAAAATAGTTCTTCTATTGAATTTGATTACATTTAGAATTTTACTCTTCATTTACTTCAGCTTTTGAGTATCAAAAATGTTAGTACCATTGGTAAggttatattaaaataaaactgttcttCTTGGCTCACTCTTTCATGCCCCTCAGACTTAAAACTAATATCACATTCTTGCAATGCTAGATATTTTATGCCAAAAGgcaatattacaaataattgAAAAGCTATAAACTAAGTTTCATAAAAACCATCACAcaatgtaaaaattgtttttttctgcagaccAGGCTGTGCCTTCTTGTCACTGCCTCTCAAAATTTGATAACATaccaaaaaatatatcaatattttgAGGACTTGCAGGGTAGCATATAAATGCAAGTGCTGTTATTGGTGTGTGAGTAAAATAAAAGTCACcaacaaaatgtcatttaaaaagtttttttattgtaataatCCCCTCAACTTTCACAATTCAAGTTCACATACCACATCCTCAGGCCAGCTTCACACTGCTCGTTCATATGTGACATACAATTTCTTGTGCTGGTTCACAATCTCACCCATTCATTCACACTAGCCTCCTAAATAACCAGCCTGGTAGAGGCAACATTAGCAATATAGCTTGATGAGCTCATCGCTGACTGCAGACGGAGCGAGAACACCGATGTCTGTGAAGAGAAGAGTGATGTAGGAAGGAGGTGTGTAGTCCACAAGAGGATGTTCATCCTGAAGGTCTCTACCTCCCCTTAGTGTGGAGGCTTTGAACTAGagagaagacacacacacacagagctatttaagtattttatttttttttaaattaaacatgaCAGActgtaaaatcaaatacaagCTCTGCCTGTGCATCATACAATAAAGTAAGTTGAAAGCTCTGATTTACTTGTTACAAGCTATAACAATTCTTACACTGATTTTCCCTGAACAATACTCTCCCCCTGAAATATGTTGCCCAAGCCTACCTTGAAGGCAGCTGGCACATCGCGCTGATTCAGCGGGTACTGGCGCACAAACTTGAAGCTCTCGGCCACCACATAAAATGGCTTGTTCATGGCCCGTGCTGATAAGGCCATGGTGTAGGTCCCAATCTTGTTGATGATACCTCCACTCTCCACAACACCCTCTGCACCCACCAGTACCATGTCAACCTGCTCCATGATGTACCTGAAgaagtgaacagtgaacaaagTGGTATCTCTGACAAGAACTGCAGTCAATAAGATTCAAGTTAAGACATCATAGAAGCAAATCTGTAAATGACTGGTTGTCAGTCTTtagttctgattttttttttaaacaaacgtGCGCTACACAATGTTGGTGGAAGTAAAATGCCCTTCCAACTGTTGTGtcacattttatcaaaagtatcAAGCCTTCAAGAGTGTCAAGTTTTGTTCCTGTTATTTAAAGCATAAAACATTCATAGCATAACTGTTTTGTCACTGTTATTAATATAATCACTGTATAACTGCCATCATTAGTTAACCATAAACAATCACTAGTAATGTTCGATTATCAGGTAACCATAAGCCATGACTAGTAAAAAGTGTGCTACCACTGTACACTCATCAGTAAGCAGTGTGCTATCAGTGCATGCTAACATTCACCAGTAAGCAATGTGCTATCACTGTGTACTCACCCAACAGACGCATCAAGGATGAGGATGGCTGGGATGTCATGTTTTCTGAGCTCTCTAAAGGTCTCCTCAC
This window of the Pomacea canaliculata isolate SZHN2017 linkage group LG4, ASM307304v1, whole genome shotgun sequence genome carries:
- the LOC112561301 gene encoding translation initiation factor eIF-2B subunit alpha-like isoform X2, translating into METISELRDRLRLAMDKLTQTDSSTTSIRSGCELFLRFITLTNIQQPNFEECQKILIDRGNLFVKKMAGSRAKIGKIASPFIAEGATILTHSYSRVVMEVLKEAAAAQIHFKVFVTESCPNRAGEETFRELRKHDIPAILILDASVGYIMEQVDMVLVGAEGVVESGGIINKIGTYTMALSARAMNKPFYVVAESFKFVRQYPLNQRDVPAAFKFKASTLRGGRDLQDEHPLVDYTPPSYITLLFTDIGVLAPSAVSDELIKLYC